Proteins found in one Patescibacteria group bacterium genomic segment:
- a CDS encoding PrgI family protein, translating into MEQHPVPQHISSYQFRLVGDMTVRQFGFLAGGCIIGLILYATPLVPIIKWPLVALAVFLGFAMAFMPIQERPLDKWIVAFIKAIFSPTQFVWERQAKEPDIFKTGYKKVVFQKKAAPPPNKKQLREYLSTLPTESQSQLDQQEENFIKKSLNMFQLTKMPANMAQPTEKIPPIRQPFQPITKPETTFKPKISYPQKTSTPKRKPFVLPKQPAQPRKPTVEAKFSPELPFPQAPTQPNTLVGMVLDLEGKIIENAIIEIRNTQGIPVRALKTNKLGQFRSVTPLDNGQYEIEAEKEGYQFDIIKTNLTGAIVEPLEIRTKGKIHEPAQNT; encoded by the coding sequence ATGGAACAACATCCAGTACCACAACACATTTCTTCTTACCAATTCCGTCTGGTTGGTGATATGACCGTTCGACAATTTGGCTTTTTGGCTGGTGGTTGTATTATTGGCTTGATTCTCTATGCCACTCCCCTCGTGCCAATCATTAAATGGCCTTTGGTGGCTCTGGCTGTTTTTCTTGGTTTTGCCATGGCTTTTATGCCGATTCAGGAAAGGCCGCTTGATAAGTGGATTGTTGCCTTTATCAAAGCTATTTTCTCACCAACTCAATTCGTCTGGGAAAGACAAGCTAAGGAGCCTGATATCTTCAAAACTGGTTACAAAAAGGTTGTTTTTCAAAAAAAGGCCGCCCCACCACCAAATAAAAAACAATTAAGAGAATACCTCTCAACTCTCCCAACCGAATCTCAAAGTCAACTTGACCAACAAGAAGAAAACTTTATTAAAAAATCTCTTAATATGTTCCAATTAACCAAAATGCCGGCGAATATGGCTCAACCAACAGAAAAGATTCCGCCCATTCGGCAACCTTTCCAACCAATAACCAAGCCTGAAACAACTTTTAAACCAAAAATTAGCTATCCTCAAAAAACAAGTACTCCCAAAAGAAAACCTTTTGTCTTACCCAAACAACCAGCTCAACCTAGAAAACCCACGGTGGAAGCTAAATTCAGTCCTGAACTACCTTTTCCTCAAGCTCCTACTCAACCTAATACTCTTGTGGGAATGGTTCTTGACCTTGAGGGCAAAATTATTGAAAATGCGATTATAGAAATCAGAAATACTCAGGGAATTCCAGTCAGGGCTCTGAAAACTAATAAATTAGGCCAATTTCGAAGCGTCACTCCCCTAGATAACGGTCAATACGAAATTGAAGCTGAAAAAGAAGGTTATCAATTTGATATTATTAAAACCAATCTTACTGGCGCGATCGTCGAACCCTTAGAGATTCGCACCAAAGGAAAAATCCATGAACCTGCCCAAAACACTTGA